In Etheostoma cragini isolate CJK2018 unplaced genomic scaffold, CSU_Ecrag_1.0 ScbMSFa_3282, whole genome shotgun sequence, the DNA window ctgtcctctgtgtccaGACCGGGTCATGGCGGTGTCCCAGGTGTCCCCGGGTCTGTACCTCAGCGGGCTGGACCCGGCCCTGAACGCCGGCGTCCTCCACAGCCGGAGCATCACGCTGATCGTTAACGCCAGCGGCCTGGAGGACGTGTCCTACCCGCCGCTGGACGGCCTGAGTGTCCTCCACGTCCCCGTCCAGGACCGTCCCCACGCCCCCCTCGGACGGTACTTTGACCTGGTGGCTGAACGGATCAACCAGAACCAGACGGGGGGGACTCTGGTCCACTGCACCGCCGGCAGGAGCCGATCCCCCGCCCTGATCATGGCCTACCTGATGAGGTCAGTTATTATGGAAAAGATCCCAACacaacc includes these proteins:
- the LOC117940786 gene encoding dual specificity protein phosphatase 14-like is translated as MAVSQVSPGLYLSGLDPALNAGVLHSRSITLIVNASGLEDVSYPPLDGLSVLHVPVQDRPHAPLGRYFDLVAERINQNQTGGTLVHCTAGRSRSPALIMAYLMRSVIMEKIPTQPTRLH